The following is a genomic window from Thermoproteales archaeon.
CAAGTCTAAAAGTATAACTTTATCTGGGATTTTTAGAGACCTGTTTATAGCCCATATAAACTCTTCAGATACGCCCATAGAGCCCTGATAAGCGATGCTAGCGTAAACTGACCTCTCGCTTAAAACAATTTTTCCCTCCTCCAGCGCTGGCAGAATAATTTCTTTTTGGAGGATTATCCTATCAGCAGCGAAAACGTATACTTCCGCGTCGGGATCTATTTCGTGCTTGTACAAGAATTCTTTAATCGCTCTTATCCACGGCTCTTTCACCGTTACAACCTTATATCCTTCACGCCTCAATTCTTCAGCAGCTATGTGTAAATAGTATGTTTTTCCACTACCGTCTATTCCTTCAAAAGCTATATAAAGCCCCTTCCTAGCTGGGATTTTTCTTTCTGGAAGAATAAGCTTTTCACGGCGTATTTCTAAAAGCGATCCACAAATAGGGCAGTGATATTCGACTATAGAGGTCCCATCGAAAGTTG
Proteins encoded in this region:
- the tmk gene encoding dTMP kinase gives rise to the protein MKSKIIFCPRCIRDVDAHIIVTPTFDGTSIVEYHCPICGSLLEIRREKLILPERKIPARKGLYIAFEGIDGSGKTYYLHIAAEELRREGYKVVTVKEPWIRAIKEFLYKHEIDPDAEVYVFAADRIILQKEIILPALEEGKIVLSERSVYASIAYQGSMGVSEEFIWAINRSLKIPDKVILLDLSPEEALKRIKNRGELTKYENIEFLRKVRHKFLEIAAREPDRFIIIDVQRDAEIVAKEVIEKVKVLVREWLA